The genomic region GTTACCGAGGGGGTGATGAGTTCCAATTGTGTACCCCTTTGTGCCAAGCCCGCCCGTAGGTCGCGTGCCACACCATAGTGGCTCATCGCATCGGCGCGGTTAGGCGTCAAGCCGATTTCAAACACCTCATCGGTTGCTATGGCAAATACCTCGCTACAAGGGGTGCCTACCGCCCATTTGGCATCGAGCACCATAATGCCCTCGTGGCTCTCGCCTAAGCCCAACTCATCCTCGGCGCAGATCATTCCAAAGCTATCCTCGCCGCGCAGTTTGCCTTTCTTTATTTCAAACGGTTTGTCTTCCTTGTCGTAGAGCACTGTTCCGATAGTAGCCACAGGCACTTTCTGCCCCTTAGCTACATTCGGTGCCCCACAAACGATTTGCAGTGGAGCCTCACCCCCTACGTTCACCTTCGTTACTTTGAGTTTGTCGGCATTAGGGTGTTGCTCACATTCGAGCACCTCGCCTACCACCACGCCACGCAGTCCCCCGCGCACGCTTTCATAAGCCTCAACACCCTCAACCTCAAGCCCTAAGTCGGTGAGCAGCGTAGCCACCTCTTCCGAAGGCATATCCACCTTCACGTATTCCTTTAACCAATTGAATGAAATCTTCATAATTTGTGATTTGTTCTTTGCACAATTTTTCAGGGGGCAAAGGTACGACTTTTTTAGCAATTGGAAAAAATAAAATGAGAAAAAAGAAATTCAGGACGTAGAAATTGAGCCATTGACAATCAAATTAAGTTAGATTTCCCCAACAGAAAAATATTCCAAAGCAGAGATAAAGCAAGGTTAATGCATAGATAAAGCAAAGATAATGCAAGGATAATTATCTAAAAATCGACTATTGTAAAACTGTAAAAACGAAAATTATTAGAAAAATAAACTAAATAAGATTTAGGAAATAGAAAATAGAAATTAGAAAAGTAATACAAAATTACGCTCTACTCATTGCTCATTATTCATTAATTCGTATCTTTGCCCCGAATAACTAACCGCTAATCCCTAACCCCTAACCCCTAATCCCTAACCCCTAATCCCTAACCCCTAATCACTAATCACTAACCCCTAATCCCTAACCCCTAAATTACAATGGACTCTTACAAACAGATTTTTGAAAATAACCGCCTATGGGTGGAGCGCCGCAAAGGTGAGGACGCCGATTTCTTTAAGAAATTAGCCAAAGACCAGAACCCTGATTATCTCTATATCGGTTGTTCCGATAGTCGCGTGTCAGCGGAGGAAATGATGGGCTTAGGTCCTGGTGAGGTGTTTGTGCACCGCAACATCGCCAATGTGGTCAATACCTTGGATATGAGTTCCACCGCTGTGATTCAGTACGCCGTGGAGCATCTGCGTGTAAAGCACATTATTGTGTGTGGGCATTACGATTGCGGAGGTGTAAAAGCAGCGATGCAAGCCAAGGACTACGGACTGCTCAACCCTTGGTTGCGCACTATCCGCGATGTCTATCGCCTGCACCAAGATGAACTCGACTCCTTCACCGACCCACATCAACGTTCGCGCCGTTTGGTGGAGCTCAATGTGCAGGAACAGTGTCTGAATGTGGTGAAAATGGCAGTAATACAAGAGAGCTACTTAGAGAGTAAGTACCCCATCGTGCACGGCTGGGTGTTCGACATCAAAACGGGGCGTCTTATCGACCTGAATATCAATTTTGACCATATCCTCCACACCATTCAGAAAATCTACGACCTCACAGGCGAGCCTTGGCATCATAATTAAATTAGGAAAGGTGAGCAAAAGCTCAGCTTTCCTATCTATATCATTTTTACATTTATTCCTTTCGTTTATACCTCAACAACCTATCCTCCTCAAAGTGCTGTACACCCTTCAACACAGCCTCTTTCAGAATAGGGGCAGCAACGCCCGCACCAAAGGTCGGTTTGCCTATAAAGCGCAGCACCTCATCCCATAGCCCCGCATCGATGAACTCTTGCAGCACCTGCCGCCCACCTTCCACAATAAGGCTCTGCACGCCTCGCTCATACAGCACTTTACAAAGCTGCTCAGCAGTGATATGCCCTACCCATAAGGTTTCAGCTTGGTCGTCGTGTAGTGCGTAATTCTCAGGCACTTGAGTTTCCTCACCCAGCACCACTCGCAAAGGATTACTGCCATACCAATCGCGTGTCGTCAGACTGGGGTTGTCCTTGAGCACCGTATTCAGCCCCACAGCGATTGCCATCTCCTCAGCGCGCAACTTATGGGCGTATTGCCGTGCCAAACTACCCGTAATCCACACAGGAGCAATACATTCTTTGTCAGCTGGAGCTATAAAACCATCGACTGTCTCTGCCCATTTCAAGATGATATAAGGGCGGCGCCGCTGATGATAGGTGAAAAACCGCTTGTTGAGCTCTCGACAAGCCTCCTCCTCTACCCCTACCACTACCTCGCAGCCCGCTGCACGCAACTTCTCAATGCCGCGCCCCGCTACTTTGGCAAAAGGATCGACTGTGCCAATCACTACCTTAGGGATACCACTTTCAATGATAAGGTCAGCACAAGGTGGCGTCTTCCCAAAATGGCTACAAGGTTCCAAACTCACATAGAGCGTACTCTTGCCCAGCAGCGACTTATCGCGCACTGAGGCAATAGCCCTCACCTCAGCGTGTGGTTCACCAGCACGTTGGTGCCACCCCTCACCTATTACCTTACCTTTATAAACAACAACACTACCCACCAGAGGATTCGGGTAGGTAGTGCCAAGTCCGTTACAAGCCAACGCTATACAGCGCTTCATATAATGCTCATCCATAGACGTAAGTTTATTCTATTGACCTAAAAGCTAAAAGCTCATTGCTAAAAACTAAAACAAGTCATTCTCACTAATGCTCTTATCGTGCTTCGTGTAAGCCGTAGGTCGCTTAGCAAAGAAGTCATCAAGCTCATTGCTAAATACCTCTTCCTCAAACCACATCATCGGTTGCGCCTCCTCTGCGGTAACGTTAAAAGGCTTGCCTAAGCCCAATTGTGTGAGCGAGTCGTCCAAACGAAAACGCATATAGTTGGACAAGTCCTTCTTGCTGAAGAACGAAATCTCACCTTGCTCAAAAATCCAATCAAGCATCTTGTCCTCTAAGGTGATGTAGTTCCTAATAAACTCAGTGGCATCTTCCTTAGCCTTCTCACGCATATCGGGGTTTTCCTCAAAGATTTTCTTTAAGATGTAAATCCCCGCATTGGCGTGTAGCTGCTCATCTACTGAGGTCCACGCAATGATGTTCGCCACATTCTTCAAATAACCCTTAAAGCGCGTAAACGATAAGATGGTCGCAAACTGACTGAACAGCGACGCATTCTCAATAATGAGCGTAAAGAATAGGATACGCTCCATCGCATTCTCGCGGTTCTTTGCCAAATACTCCTTGAGCACAGCACTGCGCTCCTTAAAGATAGGCACCTCCAAAAGATTTTCGAACTCATTGTTATAGCCGAGCACCTCCAAAAGCCGCGCATAAGCCTCGCTGTGGCGAAACTCACACTCAGCAAAAGTAGCCCCCAACCCATTAAATTCAGGCTTAGGAAAGAGGTCGTATAGGTCGCCCCAAAAGGTCTTCACCGACACCTCTACCTGTG from Capnocytophaga haemolytica harbors:
- a CDS encoding carbonic anhydrase, with the protein product MDSYKQIFENNRLWVERRKGEDADFFKKLAKDQNPDYLYIGCSDSRVSAEEMMGLGPGEVFVHRNIANVVNTLDMSSTAVIQYAVEHLRVKHIIVCGHYDCGGVKAAMQAKDYGLLNPWLRTIRDVYRLHQDELDSFTDPHQRSRRLVELNVQEQCLNVVKMAVIQESYLESKYPIVHGWVFDIKTGRLIDLNINFDHILHTIQKIYDLTGEPWHHN
- the ribD gene encoding bifunctional diaminohydroxyphosphoribosylaminopyrimidine deaminase/5-amino-6-(5-phosphoribosylamino)uracil reductase RibD is translated as MDEHYMKRCIALACNGLGTTYPNPLVGSVVVYKGKVIGEGWHQRAGEPHAEVRAIASVRDKSLLGKSTLYVSLEPCSHFGKTPPCADLIIESGIPKVVIGTVDPFAKVAGRGIEKLRAAGCEVVVGVEEEACRELNKRFFTYHQRRRPYIILKWAETVDGFIAPADKECIAPVWITGSLARQYAHKLRAEEMAIAVGLNTVLKDNPSLTTRDWYGSNPLRVVLGEETQVPENYALHDDQAETLWVGHITAEQLCKVLYERGVQSLIVEGGRQVLQEFIDAGLWDEVLRFIGKPTFGAGVAAPILKEAVLKGVQHFEEDRLLRYKRKE
- a CDS encoding ribonucleotide-diphosphate reductase subunit beta, which codes for MGIFDKRENYKPFEYPEVMEFVNAMHKSFWVHSEVEFTADIQDFKSNLSPTEKEAVKRALLGIAQVEVSVKTFWGDLYDLFPKPEFNGLGATFAECEFRHSEAYARLLEVLGYNNEFENLLEVPIFKERSAVLKEYLAKNRENAMERILFFTLIIENASLFSQFATILSFTRFKGYLKNVANIIAWTSVDEQLHANAGIYILKKIFEENPDMREKAKEDATEFIRNYITLEDKMLDWIFEQGEISFFSKKDLSNYMRFRLDDSLTQLGLGKPFNVTAEEAQPMMWFEEEVFSNELDDFFAKRPTAYTKHDKSISENDLF